The DNA segment ACCTGCGTCCCGGAAGCCGGAGCCTGCGCGCCGGGCTCGGGAAGCGCGGCGAGCGCGCCGGCCTCGGGAGCCACCGCGAGCGCATCCGGGGTGCCCGGGGCGAGGCCTTCCGGAGCCCCCAGCATGGGTGAGCCCGGCGCGGGGAGCGCGGGCCCTTCCGGCGGGACCAGGGGCGAGGAGGGGCTGTAGGCGAATGGCGTACCTGGACGGACGGGCGGAGCCGTGGGCTCGCGCGAGATGTCCTGGTCCATGGTGTAGAACTCGCGCTCCACCACGTTGCGGACCTCGTCCGTCTGGCGGCGGAACTCGCGCATGAACTTCCCGAGGCCGCGCGCCAGCTCGGGCAGCCGCGTCGGCCCGAGGATGAGCAGCGCGGCCACCAGGATGAGCATCATTTCGCCTGCGCCGATGTTGAACATGTCCTGACGCGCTCCCCGGAAGGCAGCCTGGGTTATCGCGCCTGGGGCCGGCGGGCGCAACCGCTCGTCTCGTCCGGACGTCCGCCCGCTACCGTGGGAGGGCGCCAGGCAGCCAGGGGGACGGGCGGCCCTGCTACTGGTGGGGGTGGGCCTCCGGGGACAGGGGGACGGCCATCCCCTGGGCGGGGGGCACCGCCAGGGCGCGCGCCCGCTCCCGGGAGCGCACCCGCCGCTCCACCACCCACAGCATGGGGGGCACCAGCAGCGTCAGGCCCATGGAGACCCCCGCCACCCAGGGCATGCCGCCCAGCGTGCCGTCCGGCAGGTCGGTCAGCAGCTTCACGCTGACGAAGGCGCCCACGGCGGCGGCCATGTGCTGGATGGCGGACTGCAGGGACATGAAGCGCGCGCGGACCGGGTTGTCCGGCACGCGCGAGGTGAGCGTGTTGTAGGCGACGTTGCGCATGCCCATGGCCAGCATGAAGGCCATGAAGAGCACCGGCACCGGCAGCCAGCGCGGGTAGTGCACGAAGCCCACGTCCGTGGACACCACGGCCAGCACCGAGCCCACCGTGCCCACCACGAAGGCGCCGTGCCGGTCCACCATGGGGCCCGCCACCCGCAGCGTGGCGAAGCTCACCAGCCCGCCCACGAAGTACGCGAGCTTCAGGCTCTCGCGCGGATAGCCCAGGTTCTGCTGCACGTAGGCGGAGATGTTGGGGATGATGACGAAGCTCGCCATCATCACCACCGCCGTCATCAGATACGACAGCTGCACGTCCGTGCGGCCCAGCAGCTCCAGCACGCCGACCTTGCGCGCCGCCGGGTGCGCCTGCTCCAGGTGCCCGCGCACCGGGGGCAGCAGGAAGATGGCGCCGGCCGCCACCAGGAGCCCCAGCCCCGCCACCACGAAGAAGGGCATCCGCCAGCCGCCCCACTCCGCCATCGCCAGCGCCAGGGGCACGCCGAGGATGGACGCCACGGAGAAGGCCCCCATCACCGCGCCCAGCGCCCGCCCGCGCCGCTCCACCGGCACCAGGTCCGCGATGATGGACAGCGACAGCGACGTGGCCGGCCCGCCGAAGATGCCCGCCGCCACGCGCGCCAGCAGCAGCGTGGTGAGCCCCGTGGCCAGGCCGCCCGCCGCGGTGGCCACCACCAGCCCCAGCATGGACACCGCCAGCGCCTTGCGCCTGTCATAGCGGTCCAGGAAGTAGCCGCCCGCCAGCCCCGCCACGCTCGCCGCCGCCGTGTAGGCGCCGCCGATGGTCCCGATGTGCGAGGCGGCGATGCCCAGCCCCTTCGCGAAGTCCGGGCCCAGCGGCATCACCATCACGAAGTCCAGGATGTTGACGAACTGGACCGCGCCGATGAGGAACACCACCGCGCGCTCGGAGACCTGTCTGCCCGTCGCCATGTGCCGCCTCTCCTGAGCCATTCCCGCCCTGCGCGCCCCCTACACCCGGAAGCGGCGCACCTCGGCGCGCAGGATTTCCGCCTGCCGCTGGAGGTTGTCGATGGCCTCCTCCAGCTGGCGCACCGAGCGCGTCTGGTGCTCCGACACGCCCTTGATGGTCTCCACCGCCTTGAGCACCTGCTCGCTGCCCTTGGTCTGCTCCTTCTGGGCGCGGTTCAGGTGCGTCACCATCTCGTTGATGCTCTCGATGGAGCGGGTGATCTGCTTGCTGCCGTGCGCCTGCTCCTGGCTGCTGCGCTGCACGTGGGCGGTGAGCGCCTTCATCTTCTCCGCGCTCTTCATGATCTGCTCGCCGCCCTTGGCCTGCTCGTTGGAGGCCTTGGAGATCTGCGACACCGTCTCGCTGATGCGGTGGATGGAGGCCGTCACCTGCTTGCTGCCGCGTGCCTGCTCCACGGTGGCGCGGGCAATGGCCTTCACCATCTGCGTGGACTTCTGGGTGCTGTCGTTGATTTTACGCAGCGCCCCTTCCGCCTCGCGGCCCAGCTGCACGCCCTCCTCCACGTTGCGCACGCCCTGGTTCATCACCACCACGGCGTTGCGGCTCTCCTCCTGGATGCTGCGGATGAGCTCGGCGATTTCCTTCGTGGACGCGCCGGTGCGCTCGGCCAGGTCCTTGATCTCCTCGGCCACCACCGCGAAGCCCTTGCCGTGCTCGCCCGCCTGCGCGGCGATGATGGCGGCGTTGAGCGCCAGGAGGTTGGTCTGCTCCGCCACGTCGTCGATGACGTTGAGGATGTTGCCAATCTCGGAGATGCGCCGCCCCAGGCTGTCGATGACGCCCGCGGCCGTGCGGCTGGTGTCCTTGATGCGGTCGATGCCGGACAGCGTCTTGCGCAGGGACTCCACACCCGTCTGCGCGTCCTCGAAGACCTGCTCGGACAGCCGCGCCGTCTCCTTGGCGTTGGCCTCCACCTGGCCGATGGCGGCGTCCATCTGGCTGATGGCCGAGGACGTCTCCTCCGTGGAGGCGGACAGCTCCTGGATGTTCTTGGCCACCTCCTTGATGGAGAACGTCATCTCTTCGATGGCGCTGGTGGTCTCCTCCACGCTGGCGGCCATGGCCTGGACGTTCTCCGCCACCTCGTCGTTGGTGGCGGCCATCTCCATGATGGAGGAGCTGCTCTCCTCGGCGCTCTGGTAGAGGACCTCGACATTCTCCGCGATGCCGCGCAGCGAGGCCATCATCTCCACCATGGAGGAGGACGTCTCCTCCACGCGGGCCTGCACGGTGGAGGCGCCGGTGGACACGGTGGTGCCGGTGCGGTGGATCTGCTCGACGACGCCGGCCACCACGTCCGACACGCCGCGCACCCGGCCCAGCGTGTCGCGCCAGCTCTGGGCAATGCGGTTGAGCGCCTCGGCCAAGAGGCCCAGCTCGTCCCGCGTCCCCACCTCCACCCGGCCGGTGAGGTCCGCCTCCGCCAGCCGGCGCGCCATGGTCATCATCGCGTCCAGCGGCACGAGGATGAACGCGCGGGAGATGAAGAAGGCCACCACCAGGAAGAGCGCCAGGCCGATGCCGAACGCCAGCAGCACCAGCTGGCGCAGCTCGCTGACGAACGTGTCCATGGTGGAGAAGTCCACCACCACCAGCGCCTGCCCCTCCCCGCTCTCCCGCAGCGACACCTCGCTGGTGGCGAGCTTGTCGCCGTTCTCGAAGCGCAGCTCCTCCAGCGACTTTCCTTCCGAGCGGGCCTTCGCCAGCTCCGGCAGGAACCAGCCAGGGGGCGGCGAGGGGTGGGTGGCCACCACCCGGCCGTCAGCGGAGAGAAGGGCGAGCACGTCGAAGTCGTCGTCCCCGGCGAGCACGCTCTCCAGGGTCTTCGCCAGATCCGCCTCGGGCTGAGCGGCCAGCACGCTGGCAATCTGCTGCGCCTTGTCCTCGCCATGGGTCATCAGGCGCGTCGCCAGGTGGTCCTCGACCCGCGACGGGATGACGAAGTAGAGCGTCCCGAGGATGAGGGCGAGGACCAGGGCGAAGGAGCCGAGCAGCAGGCTTCGCAGGCCGGGTTTCTTGAAGCGTTGAGCCAAGCCGGGGCACTGTAGGGAGGGAATCACCGGCAGGGCAAGGACCGAGACCCGGCCGGCCCTCCAGGGACCTGACTTCCATCCGTATGGATGCGTAAGGTTCTAAGTGATGACCGCTACGCTCCTGCTCACCGACCCCCTCTTCCTCCAGCACGACCCCGGAGAGGGCCACCCGGAGTCCCCTGCGCGGCTCCAGCGCGTGCTGGGGGTGCTGGCCAGTACCCCCGTCCAGGGCACGGTGATGGCGTCGCCCCGCTCGGCCACGCGCGAGGAGCTGGCCTCGGTGCACACCCCTGAGCTGCTCGCCTACCTGGGGCGCCTGAGCGGGCACGAGGCGCGGATAGACCCGGACACGAAGGTGTCGCCGGACAGCGTGGACGCGGCGCGCCTGGCAGCGGGGGCCTCCGTGCAGGCCGTGGAGGCCGTCATGGCCGGCCACGCGCGCAATGCCTTCGCGCTGGTGCGCCCGCCGGGGCACCACGCCGAGCCCGGCCGCGCCATGGGCTTCTGCCTGTTCAACAACGTGGCCGTCGCCGCCGAGGCCGGGCGCAAGCTGGGCGCCGAGCGCGTCCTGGTGCTCGACTGGGACGTGCACCACGGCAACGGCACGCAGGCGGCGTTCTACGGGCGGCGCGACGTGATGTACCAGTCCATCCACCAGTACCCCTACTACCCGGGCACCGGCGCCGCGCCCGAGGTGGGCGTGGGCGCGGGCGAGGGCTACACGCTCAACGTGGGCCTGCCCGGCGGCAACTCGGACGCCGACTACGGCATGATTTTCGAGGAGCTGCTGCTGCCGGTGGCCGAGGCGTACCGGCCGCAGCTGGTGCTGGTGTCCGCGGGCTTCGACCCGCACCAGCATGACCCGATTGGCGGCATGGACCTCACCGAGCGCGGCTTCGCCGCCATGTGCTCGGCGATGAAGTCCCTGGCCGAGCGCGTCTGTGATGGCCGGCTGGTGCTGCTGCTGGAGGGAGGCTACTCGCTGGAGGGGCTCTCCCAGTCCGTGCACGCCTGCGTGGAGGTGCTCGCCGGACGCAGGGACGGCTTCCCCACCGGCCCCACGCACGCGGACGCGAAGCAGGCGCTCACCGCCAGCCGCGAGGCGCTGCGGCCGTACTGGTCCATGCTGTAGGCAGGCAGCGCGCATTGCTCCGTCATCCGTGGCCCAGAGTGTCACCACCGGCCGGGGTGCCCACACCCCACTACTGAGTCAAAATGCTCGGTGAATTCCCGGCAGTGCCGCGAGTCTTGGAAGTGTGAGCGGAGCCCCGCGTCCACTCCGGGCGCGCATGGACAGGCATCTGAGGGGCATGTCACCCTGACTGGGTTTTCGAACAGACAGAGTCCCACGGCCCATGGAACCTCGCATGCCCTCCCTGCTCCTGAGTCTCCTGCTCGCGACGACGGCCGCGGCCGATGGTGGTGCCGGGCAGCCCGCGGATGCCGGTGTCGCGAAGCCCGGCGACGCGGGAGTCGCCCTGGCGGCGGATGCCGGCACGGAGCCCCTGCTCTACGTGCTCGGCTCATCGCTCAACCTGCGCAAGGAGCCCTCGGCCCAGGCGGAGGTGGTGGAGAAGCTGCCCATCGGCACCGCGTGTCGCCAGAAGGGGCCCGCGCAGGGTGAGTGGTTCCAGGTGTGCTGCGGCGGCAAGCCGGGCTACGTGTCGGCCTCACTGATGGGGCCGCAGAAGCCCTCGGTGGAGCCATATCTGGCCGAGGTCAAGGACACCCGGCTCCCGCTGGAGCAGCGGCTGGAGAGCGCACTCCGGGCCTCCACCCTTGAGCCCAGAGACATCGCGCTGCGGAAATTCCTGGGAGAGCTTTTCTACAAACGCCAGCTGGAGCTGGCCGCCGCGGACAAGAAGCCCGCGAAGGAGCGGACCTTCACGATTCGCTGCCACCTCATGTCCGAGGTTTCCTGCATCAAGCTAGATATCGCCAAACTCATCCAAGGCATCGGAGCGGACGGCGCGGGCAGGGATCACCTGTTCGTCGTGGCCCTCGGGAACCGTGAGCACGTCAAGGTCTTCCGCGGGACGTACACCACGAGCCCCTACCCGGAGTTTCCGGAGACCGTCCTGGTGACCTACACGGTGCTCGCAGAGGAGAGCTTCACGCCCACGGATGTGCTGCAGAAGGCCCTCTTCACCATCTGTGGCACGTACGCGCCCTGCAGCGAAGACCCGGGTTCGATACCAC comes from the Pyxidicoccus xibeiensis genome and includes:
- a CDS encoding twin-arginine translocase TatA/TatE family subunit; translated protein: MFNIGAGEMMLILVAALLILGPTRLPELARGLGKFMREFRRQTDEVRNVVEREFYTMDQDISREPTAPPVRPGTPFAYSPSSPLVPPEGPALPAPGSPMLGAPEGLAPGTPDALAVAPEAGALAALPEPGAQAPASGTQVLEMDLNGPRELEASALHAPAEASAAAEPVVPTPDTPVPVPGTVARNASKRS
- a CDS encoding MFS transporter; the protein is MATGRQVSERAVVFLIGAVQFVNILDFVMVMPLGPDFAKGLGIAASHIGTIGGAYTAAASVAGLAGGYFLDRYDRRKALAVSMLGLVVATAAGGLATGLTTLLLARVAAGIFGGPATSLSLSIIADLVPVERRGRALGAVMGAFSVASILGVPLALAMAEWGGWRMPFFVVAGLGLLVAAGAIFLLPPVRGHLEQAHPAARKVGVLELLGRTDVQLSYLMTAVVMMASFVIIPNISAYVQQNLGYPRESLKLAYFVGGLVSFATLRVAGPMVDRHGAFVVGTVGSVLAVVSTDVGFVHYPRWLPVPVLFMAFMLAMGMRNVAYNTLTSRVPDNPVRARFMSLQSAIQHMAAAVGAFVSVKLLTDLPDGTLGGMPWVAGVSMGLTLLVPPMLWVVERRVRSRERARALAVPPAQGMAVPLSPEAHPHQ
- a CDS encoding methyl-accepting chemotaxis protein — protein: MAQRFKKPGLRSLLLGSFALVLALILGTLYFVIPSRVEDHLATRLMTHGEDKAQQIASVLAAQPEADLAKTLESVLAGDDDFDVLALLSADGRVVATHPSPPPGWFLPELAKARSEGKSLEELRFENGDKLATSEVSLRESGEGQALVVVDFSTMDTFVSELRQLVLLAFGIGLALFLVVAFFISRAFILVPLDAMMTMARRLAEADLTGRVEVGTRDELGLLAEALNRIAQSWRDTLGRVRGVSDVVAGVVEQIHRTGTTVSTGASTVQARVEETSSSMVEMMASLRGIAENVEVLYQSAEESSSSIMEMAATNDEVAENVQAMAASVEETTSAIEEMTFSIKEVAKNIQELSASTEETSSAISQMDAAIGQVEANAKETARLSEQVFEDAQTGVESLRKTLSGIDRIKDTSRTAAGVIDSLGRRISEIGNILNVIDDVAEQTNLLALNAAIIAAQAGEHGKGFAVVAEEIKDLAERTGASTKEIAELIRSIQEESRNAVVVMNQGVRNVEEGVQLGREAEGALRKINDSTQKSTQMVKAIARATVEQARGSKQVTASIHRISETVSQISKASNEQAKGGEQIMKSAEKMKALTAHVQRSSQEQAHGSKQITRSIESINEMVTHLNRAQKEQTKGSEQVLKAVETIKGVSEHQTRSVRQLEEAIDNLQRQAEILRAEVRRFRV
- a CDS encoding histone deacetylase family protein; the protein is MTATLLLTDPLFLQHDPGEGHPESPARLQRVLGVLASTPVQGTVMASPRSATREELASVHTPELLAYLGRLSGHEARIDPDTKVSPDSVDAARLAAGASVQAVEAVMAGHARNAFALVRPPGHHAEPGRAMGFCLFNNVAVAAEAGRKLGAERVLVLDWDVHHGNGTQAAFYGRRDVMYQSIHQYPYYPGTGAAPEVGVGAGEGYTLNVGLPGGNSDADYGMIFEELLLPVAEAYRPQLVLVSAGFDPHQHDPIGGMDLTERGFAAMCSAMKSLAERVCDGRLVLLLEGGYSLEGLSQSVHACVEVLAGRRDGFPTGPTHADAKQALTASREALRPYWSML
- a CDS encoding SH3 domain-containing protein codes for the protein MPSLLLSLLLATTAAADGGAGQPADAGVAKPGDAGVALAADAGTEPLLYVLGSSLNLRKEPSAQAEVVEKLPIGTACRQKGPAQGEWFQVCCGGKPGYVSASLMGPQKPSVEPYLAEVKDTRLPLEQRLESALRASTLEPRDIALRKFLGELFYKRQLELAAADKKPAKERTFTIRCHLMSEVSCIKLDIAKLIQGIGADGAGRDHLFVVALGNREHVKVFRGTYTTSPYPEFPETVLVTYTVLAEESFTPTDVLQKALFTICGTYAPCSEDPGSIPLGQFVLDETSQALLNSIPHEWAWLEPALKPRGFGEGPPFDMLWDCPEKKPLLLTFKGDAHGRWRVSFPKEGWGWLSAVEKAEEGLRLTLVEQLPSPKSTKQLLFKPPTGGKDIATLGDELFTSNLRRYARKHYYPCP